A genome region from Variovorax paradoxus includes the following:
- a CDS encoding DUF2894 domain-containing protein, translating to MAEQVAADLAAWRERGDDRFDPVRFRFIEAMARRAEAHDGEARRLLDDKVAQLLSAYREALETSRSVDARTEEAEPGRSALAELVAHIARHAPPPGEGLAENAPAPDLKAVSYFRSTWSKLSADRRLHQSLAKVPDNAGPLNSHHLVHRALILMRDLSPEYLNRFMSYVDSLLWIDQANGSMASAAATTPRAETPKKSGRGKSA from the coding sequence GTGGCTGAACAAGTGGCCGCAGACCTCGCCGCATGGCGCGAGCGCGGCGACGACCGCTTCGACCCGGTGCGCTTCCGCTTCATCGAGGCGATGGCCCGGCGTGCCGAAGCGCATGACGGCGAAGCGCGGCGCCTGCTCGACGACAAGGTGGCGCAGCTGCTTTCCGCGTACCGCGAGGCGCTCGAGACATCGCGCAGCGTGGACGCTCGCACCGAAGAAGCAGAGCCCGGCCGCAGTGCGCTCGCCGAACTGGTCGCGCACATCGCGCGGCACGCGCCGCCGCCGGGCGAAGGCCTGGCCGAAAACGCGCCCGCGCCGGACCTCAAGGCCGTCAGCTACTTCCGCAGCACCTGGTCGAAGCTCAGCGCCGATCGGCGCCTGCACCAGTCGCTGGCCAAGGTGCCCGACAACGCAGGTCCGCTCAACTCGCACCACCTGGTGCATCGCGCGCTCATCCTGATGCGCGACCTCTCGCCGGAATACCTCAACCGGTTCATGTCGTACGTCGATTCCCTGTTGTGGATCGACCAGGCCAATGGCAGCATGGCGTCCGCGGCAGCGACCACGCCCCGCGCCGAGACCCCGAAGAAATCCGGCCGCGGCAAGTCCGCCTGA
- a CDS encoding OmpA family protein produces the protein MHDELDGGADPGVPVWAVFGDLMSGLLGAFVLILVCALGMQLELATRLEAEVQQREAEAKRRQTLEEALAGPLAAGRVTLNNGRIGISGNVLFAFNSADLQPEGRQLLRSLAAPLSAYLRSRDEILMVSGFTDDRQMRDNARQFADNWELSAQRALTVTRALIEAGVPSSAIFAAAFGSEQAVASNADADGRSKNRRVEMAPTPRPSRSAETIKPRG, from the coding sequence ATGCACGACGAACTCGACGGCGGCGCCGATCCCGGCGTGCCGGTGTGGGCGGTGTTCGGCGACCTGATGTCGGGGTTGCTGGGCGCCTTCGTGCTGATCCTGGTGTGCGCGCTGGGCATGCAGCTCGAGCTCGCGACCAGGCTCGAAGCCGAGGTGCAGCAGCGCGAAGCCGAAGCCAAGCGCCGGCAGACGCTCGAGGAAGCCCTGGCAGGGCCGCTCGCCGCGGGCCGCGTGACGCTGAACAACGGCCGCATCGGCATCAGCGGCAACGTGCTGTTCGCCTTCAACTCGGCCGACCTGCAGCCCGAAGGCCGGCAACTGCTCAGGAGCCTGGCGGCGCCGCTCTCGGCCTACCTGCGCTCGCGCGACGAGATCCTGATGGTGAGCGGCTTCACCGACGACCGGCAGATGCGCGACAACGCACGGCAGTTCGCCGACAACTGGGAGCTGTCGGCGCAACGCGCGCTGACGGTGACGCGCGCGCTGATCGAGGCCGGCGTGCCTTCGTCGGCGATCTTCGCGGCGGCCTTCGGCTCCGAGCAGGCGGTGGCGTCGAATGCCGACGCGGACGGCCGCTCGAAGAACCGCCGCGTGGAAATGGCGCCGACGCCGCGGCCTTCGCGCAGCGCCGAAACCATCAAGCCCCGTGGCTGA